The Mytilus trossulus isolate FHL-02 chromosome 3, PNRI_Mtr1.1.1.hap1, whole genome shotgun sequence genome contains a region encoding:
- the LOC134711164 gene encoding uncharacterized protein LOC134711164 isoform X3 gives MNQLKATAARDFLPIVQPTAFRVLTKATSLLLFTFKTAAEARPMALREKFLFFDMAKTSQNCSEMCTEGIQTAK, from the exons AGCTACTGCAGCACGAGACTTTTTACCCATTGTGCAGCCAACAGCTTTTAGAGTTTTAACCAAGGCAACATCTCTATTATTATTTACTTTCAAGACTGCTGCAGAAGCACGACCTATGGCATTGCGGGagaaattcttattttttg atatggCCAAAACTTCACAGAATTGTTCAGAAATGTGTACTGAAGGGATACAAACTGCAAAATAA